The following is a genomic window from Bacteroidota bacterium.
AGAGGTGGGAAAAAAGCAGATGGGATTAATTGGAAATATGGGGTTTCAGGAAGTTTAAGACCTCAAACTGAATATAACCATCCTGTTATTCATATTAGTTGGTACGATGCAGTAGCTTATGCTGAATGGCTAAGTAAAAAAACAGGAAAAACATGGCGTTTGCCAACCGAAGCTGAATGGGAATTTGCTGCCAGGGGTGGACAAAATCATGATTTTGCCGGAAGCGATAACATTGATTCAGTAGGATGGTACAAAGGAAATTCTGATAGTAATACACATCCTGTTGGATTAAAGAAACCCAATTCATTGGGATTATATGACATGACAGGAAATGTGTGGGAATTTTGCAGCGATTGGTTCGGAATCGATTACTATGCAAATAGCCCGATCGATGATCCCAAAGGACCCTTGACTGGTTCAGGTAAAGTGCTACGTAGCGTTAGCTGGGGGCATGATGCTATATATTGCAGGGTATCTCATCGACATAATAGAAGGCCTGATGCTCGAAACTATTATAATGGATTTCGTCTGGTTATGGAATTATAGTGTAAATTAAAATAAGTTTAATTCTTATCTAATAACCTCAGTTCGATCTAAGCATATCTCATGAAACTGGTTCAGTATATCTGAAATTTAACCTTTTGAGCTAATAAGGTGTTAGCTATTGGCATTTAGCTGTTGGTCAAAATAGCAATTGACTTTTGTCTAATTCTGAATCTTAGGTCTTGAATCCCTGCCAATGGCCTGCAAATTGTGTCTAATTTCTAACATCTAAAGTCTAACGTCTTATATCTTAATTTATTAACACGCTTATGACATAAGAAGTCTGTATTTTAATGTTTTCTTATATCGAACTCACGTTAATAACAATTTAAAAAATAAACAGATGAAAAAGCTAGTTTTATTAATATGGTTAAGTGTTCATCTAATTGCAGGTTGTACATCGCAACAGGATGATTCAAATCTCGAAAAACAATATACTTTCGTTGAGAACATAAGCTATAAATCCGATTATTTTCAGGATGAATATGAGGAAGAAAGATGTAAACTTGATTTATATCTTCCAAATGAGAAAAAAAATTTTCCGGTAATGGTATGGTTTCACGGCGGAAGTTTAAAGCGTGGAAGCAAGGATGATAAGATGACCCGTTCGGTCGGGATGAAGTTTGCAAATGAAGGAATTGCAGTTGCCGTTGTTAATTACAGGTTGTCACCCAAAGCTAAATACCCGGCCTATATTAATGATGCCGCTGCCGCAGTGGCATGGGTATTTAAAAATATTTCAGGATATGGTGGTAATCCAAATTCTGTTTTTATTGCTGGGCATTCTGCCGGAGGATATCAGGTGTATATGCTTGCGTTGAATCCTGAATTTCTTAAAAAATATGATGTTGAAAGTATTAATATTGCAGGTGTAATTCCTGTTGCAGGGCAGACTTTCACCCATTACACCGTTAGAGAAGAGAGGGGAATTGAAAAATCCGAAAAAACACCTGTAATTGATGATGCCTCACCTTGTTTTCTGGCAAATAAAAACACCCCCCCTATGTTAATCATATGGGCCGATGGTGATACTTATGCCCGGATCGAAGAAAACAAATCACTTATAAATCTGCTCAATAAAGAAGGAAATAATAACATTTACTCAAAAGAGATTTTGGAGAGAACGCATTGGAGTTTAATACGAAAAATACCTAAAAAGGATGATCCACTGGCCAAAGAAATAATTGATTTCATTAGTAAATATCATCAATTAAAATGAAAACCCCAGTTATTATCATTTGCTTTTTGCTGACTATAAACATAATAAATGCACAGCAATCCGAGTTCCCCTTGCTTTCAGGTGAATATCTCGGACAGAAAACTCCCGGATCAATGGCCGAACTATTTGCGTACGACTTACTTTCTGCTGGTTTTCAGGAGGGTAGAATTGTATTTTCGCCGGATGGAGCCGAATTAATTTATGAGTTAAGCATTCCATCCGGTAAGTATTTTAATGATATTAAAGGATTGTTTGGATATGGTTATACCATGTATTCATCCAATCAAAATACTTATTGGACCCTGCCCTCGGAATTTTTATATGCTTGCGGTTATAAGATTGAGTACCCCTTCTTCAGCCCCGATGGGAATAAGATATTTTTTAATTCTACTGGTCAACGCAATGTTTTATTAAATACTCCATCATCTCGCTTATGGTATATTATTAGGCAGGATGATGGTTGGAGCGAACCAAAAGCAATTGATTTTGGTGAAGGATATCAAGGCAGAGGGGCTATATACCCATCGGTTGCCGCCAACGGTAATCTTTATTTCGCCCAATTCCCGGATGGGGTTCATGGAT
Proteins encoded in this region:
- a CDS encoding formylglycine-generating enzyme family protein; protein product: MKKIIIILLFVNSSIYSQSIMDEDNLRPIKEISNIDLVYVKGDYFIMGSEADVARENEKPHNVRVKSFAMMKYEVKVNEFKQFIDATSYKTDADKQTDGYGSHIYTARGGKKADGINWKYGVSGSLRPQTEYNHPVIHISWYDAVAYAEWLSKKTGKTWRLPTEAEWEFAARGGQNHDFAGSDNIDSVGWYKGNSDSNTHPVGLKKPNSLGLYDMTGNVWEFCSDWFGIDYYANSPIDDPKGPLTGSGKVLRSVSWGHDAIYCRVSHRHNRRPDARNYYNGFRLVMEL
- a CDS encoding carboxylesterase family protein, with product MKKLVLLIWLSVHLIAGCTSQQDDSNLEKQYTFVENISYKSDYFQDEYEEERCKLDLYLPNEKKNFPVMVWFHGGSLKRGSKDDKMTRSVGMKFANEGIAVAVVNYRLSPKAKYPAYINDAAAAVAWVFKNISGYGGNPNSVFIAGHSAGGYQVYMLALNPEFLKKYDVESINIAGVIPVAGQTFTHYTVREERGIEKSEKTPVIDDASPCFLANKNTPPMLIIWADGDTYARIEENKSLINLLNKEGNNNIYSKEILERTHWSLIRKIPKKDDPLAKEIIDFISKYHQLK